Below is a genomic region from Sphingopyxis terrae subsp. terrae NBRC 15098.
CCGAGGCGCGCGCCCGCGCCGGCGCGCCGGCCTTCGTCTATCAGCTCGATTTCGAGCAGGCGAAGCATACCGATGACATCGGGCTCAGCTTCGGCACCATATCCGATCCCACGCCGGCACAGCGGGCGATGAGCGACGTGGTGATGGGCGCCTTCGTGCGCTTTGCGCGCACCGGCAACCCGGGCTGGTCCGCCTATACACTGGCGCAGCGTGAGACGATGATCTTCGACACCGTGAGCCGCGTCGAAAACGATCCCCGGCGATGGGAGCGCGAGCTGTTCGCGCGTGTCCCCTATATTCAGCCCGGAACCTGATTCGGCCTGCAGCGTCGATGGATCAGACGATCTGTCGCCCCTTCAACCAGCCCCACAGCAATTCGGGCCAGATGGCGACGGGCAGGCCCGCCGTTTTCAGCAGGCCGAAGCCATGCTCGCCCTCGGCGAAATAATGTGCCTCGCACGACACGCCGACGCGCCGCGTTGCCGCCTGCAGACGCAGGCTGTTGTCGATCTTCACGACGCTGTCGTCCTCGGCGTGGAGCAGCCACAGCGGCGGCATGTCGGCGCGTGTGTTGCGCTCGGGCGAATAAAGCGCCTCGCGCGCCGCGTCGGGATGCGCGCCGATCAGCTTTTCGCGGCTGACCGCATGCGCGATTGCCGGGTCCATCGACACGACCGGATAAATGGCGGCGAGCGCGTCGGGGCGCGCTGACAGCGTATCGGCCCCATCGAGCGGTGCATAGACCTGCGCATCGAAGCGCGTCAGCAGACTTGTTGCGACCTGCCCGCCCGCGGAAAACCCGCCGAAAGCGACGCGTGCCGGATCGATGCCGTCGAGCGCAGCGCGGCGGCGCACGACCCGCATCGCCCGCTGCGCATCGGCGAGCGGAACGTCGGACCCGTTCGTCCAGCCGTCGCCGGGCAGGCGATAGAAGAGCACATAGACCGTCACGCCGCGCGCCTTCAGCCAGCGCGCCAGCTCATAGCCTTCCTT
It encodes:
- a CDS encoding alpha/beta hydrolase, which gives rise to MVLGRRELMAASLALPFAGAAAGEVWTRPAGLVPDASIPLWPGGHIKPPPGLSEEIVQRSDDPDASDRMLQHITRPRLDIFRPDKPNGAAVILAPGGGYRYVVIDKEGYELARWLKARGVTVYVLFYRLPGDGWTNGSDVPLADAQRAMRVVRRRAALDGIDPARVAFGGFSAGGQVATSLLTRFDAQVYAPLDGADTLSARPDALAAIYPVVSMDPAIAHAVSREKLIGAHPDAAREALYSPERNTRADMPPLWLLHAEDDSVVKIDNSLRLQAATRRVGVSCEAHYFAEGEHGFGLLKTAGLPVAIWPELLWGWLKGRQIV